The stretch of DNA GGGAAGTGACCAATGCTGAAGTTTCGCTGGCAAAAGCAAAATTTTCATCTTCAGTATCAGAAAGAGTTGATGCCGAAGGCAAATTAAAATCGGCAAACATTGCTTACTTCCACCTAATTGGGGAAGAACCTGATGAACTTTCTGAAGCTAGTGATAAATTACCTTCTGTTCCAGAATTAAATGAATGTTTACAGTTAGCAAGAACCAATAATCTATCTTTGAAAACAGCAGTTTATCAAAAAAAAGCAGCAGGAATGGGAGTGTTTGCTGAAACTTCTAAGTGGCTACCTTCTCTGCACCTTAGTATAAATAAAATTTTTGACATAAGAAATATCAACATCAAAAAGCCTTTAGAAGGTGCTAGTGTTGCTTTTACTCTCGATATTCCAATTTTTAAAAGAGGAATAAATGCTTTTGGCATTAGTAAAGCTAGAATGGATGCAAAAAAATTTACTTACGATTATTATGAAACAGTGAAAAACATAGAGCAAATGGTTGTAAATGCTTGGAATGATGTGTTGACAGCAAAGGCTATCATTAAAGCAAGTCAAGAAGCTGAAAAAGCAGCAGCTCTAGCGTTGGAAGGGGTTGAACAAGAAGTAAGCTTAAACTTAAAGAGTATAACTGATCTTTTATACACTGAAGACACGTTATTCAAAGCACGTTCGGACTTAGTTGAAGCACAAAGCAATTATGTGATTAGTGTTTATAATTTACTTTTTATAATAAACAGTATAAATCTCTAAATTTGATGGCATTAGTGTTATGAATTATAAACAAAGCAATCAATCTGTAAAAGATATCCTAGAAGATATAAAGAAAGCTATATCTGGTAAAAGCTCAAGTAATGATGCAGTAGAAATAGAAAAGGAGAAGAAGGATGACGATGTTTTGTACCTTGAAGAGGAGTATTTAGAAGATTCAGAAAAAGATAGTAAAGAGCAGAATAACGAAAAACAAGATGTCAACAATGATCATAAGAGCGAGGAAATAGTTTTTAATAATACTCAATTTAACAACCACAGTTATAACTCACAGAGAAGAAAAGGACGTTCCGTTTGCACAATAATACCTCAAACAGATAACAACAAAGGAATAACAGTGGCTTACAAGGGTAAAATAGCGATCACCTAATTTAAAGAGAACATGGAAGAGATTAAAAAGCTACTTGAAAAAATGCAAAACGAACTACAGCACGAACAACAAAAAAAATCAAACCTCACTGTTGAAGAATTAGTTATATCTCTTTTAAAACCTCAGTTGCCGGAGTGGCTGAATAATTACCTCCATACATTGGTAAAAGAAGTAGTCGAAAAAGAGCTCAAAGATATCATCAATAATAAGTGATTTTTACAAGGTGTTAGCAATAAAAACTAGAGTAAAAACAGCTAAAGGTAGAAAACTATCCTCAACAAGGTGGTTGCACCGTCATTTAAATGACCAGTACGTACAAAAAACTAATAAGGATAGTTATAGATCACGCTCAGCATATAAGTTGATAGAAATAGATAATAAATTTAAATTACTCCAAGCAGGGCAAAAAATTGTTGACCTTGGTGCTTCTCCTGGTGGATGGTCACAAGTTGCATCTCAGAAAGGTGTAAAAGTGGTTGCTATTGATATAAAGCCAGTAAACACAATTAGTGGAGTGAAATATATACAATACGATATAAATGAACTTGAAACTTTAAGGGAAAGATTTAAAGATCAAAAATTTGATGTAATTCTATCTGACATGGCCCCAGAATCTTGCGGGTTAAAATCGCTGGACCATATTAGAATCATGCTTTTATGCGAAGCAGCACTGAACTTTGCAAAACATTTCCTAAATTACGGTGGTAAGTTTGTAGTAAAAATTTTTCAAGGAGAATCTGACAAAGACTTTTATAATGAATTAAAAAAAATGTTCAAAATAGTAAAATACTTTAAACCAAAATCAAGTAGATCTGAATCTACAGAAATGTATTTGGTAGGTTTAGGTTTTATCAGCAACAGTTTTCCTATATAGAGTAATGGCAAAAATTTCTAATTCTGCTCTACAGCAAATTTCAATGCCATATGAGTAGCTATAGTACCGTTAACCATTAAAATGGCAAAAATTAAAGCAGTAATAAGTAACATATGAATACTTAAGAACAAACCCTCAAAATGAACTAGTAATTTAAAATACACAAATGTTGGCATTATGATTGGCAAAACAAGAATTTGTGATATTCCCGACGCTAAATTGTTTCGACCAACCACTAATGCATTTCCAGTAGCTGAGATATTAATTATTATCAGCGTATTAAGTAATAAAGATAAGCCTACCACTATTGAGTGTTCAATGTTACTATCCAAAACTACGAAGCTAAATATGGAAGAAATCACTGAGATTGGCAGCCCGAACAATAACCAGTGAACAAAAATTTTATAAGCAACTACAAACCTAGGGGGAAATGGCTGTATAAAGATTTGCTCTAATATTCCATCATGATAATCAAAAACAAATAAATTACTTGTAGAGATTTGCAAAACAAACGTAGCGCATATCCATATTAACGTTAACATGATTTCTTGCTTATTGCTGCTTTCAAGTGCAAATGAAGATAGACTTAACATTATAATAAAAACACATATCGTATAGATAAAATTTTTACTATCTATCGCTAATCTTCCTATTGAGCTAATCATACTAGGTTTTTAAATGTTTATTATAAATTATAGTGTTTAATTTTAGATAGTATAATTTCTTACTCACAAATTATACAAGATTTATTAATTAATTAATAATATAATTATGAAAGAGTCATCAAAAACAAAATTATCAGAAGATTACACTCCTTCAGAAGATGAAGAATATATGAGCGTAAGACAGTTGGAATACTTCAACTTAAAGTTGGAATCAATCCTTGCTGAGCTAGAGAAGCAGGAACTAGAAGATAGTGCATACTATTTTGATGAAGACAGTGGAAATGAAAAATTAATTAAGCGTAGAAAAGATAGAAAAGAAAAAATTAAGGAGGCATTAGAAAAAATAAAATTAGGCACCTACGGCTATTGTGATAGAACAGGGGAAGAAATAGGAATTGCAAGACTTAAAGCTAATCCGCTTGCTGTATATTGCATTGAAGAGCAAGAGAGATTAGAAAAGGAAAAGAACGTA from Wolbachia endosymbiont strain TRS of Brugia malayi encodes:
- a CDS encoding TraR/DksA family transcriptional regulator translates to MKESSKTKLSEDYTPSEDEEYMSVRQLEYFNLKLESILAELEKQELEDSAYYFDEDSGNEKLIKRRKDRKEKIKEALEKIKLGTYGYCDRTGEEIGIARLKANPLAVYCIEEQERLEKEKNVYKTDD
- a CDS encoding RlmE family RNA methyltransferase, which produces MHRHLNDQYVQKTNKDSYRSRSAYKLIEIDNKFKLLQAGQKIVDLGASPGGWSQVASQKGVKVVAIDIKPVNTISGVKYIQYDINELETLRERFKDQKFDVILSDMAPESCGLKSLDHIRIMLLCEAALNFAKHFLNYGGKFVVKIFQGESDKDFYNELKKMFKIVKYFKPKSSRSESTEMYLVGLGFISNSFPI
- a CDS encoding heme exporter protein CcmB, with amino-acid sequence MISSIGRLAIDSKNFIYTICVFIIMLSLSSFALESSNKQEIMLTLIWICATFVLQISTSNLFVFDYHDGILEQIFIQPFPPRFVVAYKIFVHWLLFGLPISVISSIFSFVVLDSNIEHSIVVGLSLLLNTLIIINISATGNALVVGRNNLASGISQILVLPIIMPTFVYFKLLVHFEGLFLSIHMLLITALIFAILMVNGTIATHMALKFAVEQN
- a CDS encoding TolC family protein, with amino-acid sequence MFHLIITLAAIFSTVNCYAIDLEEAVNKAIKNSSKLKSQFYQYKIAKKYYKSLGIAGFLPDINLRYYFDSNFNIINSIQNPGELLTLSQRIIDGGGTFATFSQSNHLLKAAKTQFQKSKQELALNAVKVYVDVLRSRAVLQLKEHKEHVSLENLSEAKKRFSLGEVTNAEVSLAKAKFSSSVSERVDAEGKLKSANIAYFHLIGEEPDELSEASDKLPSVPELNECLQLARTNNLSLKTAVYQKKAAGMGVFAETSKWLPSLHLSINKIFDIRNINIKKPLEGASVAFTLDIPIFKRGINAFGISKARMDAKKFTYDYYETVKNIEQMVVNAWNDVLTAKAIIKASQEAEKAAALALEGVEQEVSLNLKSITDLLYTEDTLFKARSDLVEAQSNYVISVYNLLFIINSINL
- a CDS encoding DUF2497 domain-containing protein translates to MEEIKKLLEKMQNELQHEQQKKSNLTVEELVISLLKPQLPEWLNNYLHTLVKEVVEKELKDIINNK